Proteins co-encoded in one Chlamydiota bacterium genomic window:
- the rpsJ gene encoding 30S ribosomal protein S10 codes for MSQRIRIKLRGYDQRVLDQSTGDIVDTAKRTGATVRGPIPLPTNIGRYTVLRSPHVDKKSREQFEIRTHKRLLDILDPTAKTIDELRRLNLPAGVDINIKA; via the coding sequence ATGTCACAGAGAATAAGAATTAAGCTGAGAGGATATGATCAACGGGTTCTCGATCAATCTACAGGAGATATTGTAGATACAGCCAAGAGAACGGGAGCGACAGTTCGAGGTCCGATTCCTTTGCCCACGAATATTGGACGGTATACGGTTTTGAGGTCTCCCCATGTCGATAAAAAGTCTCGGGAACAGTTCGAGATCCGAACTCATAAAAGGCTTTTAGATATTCTGGATCCAACAGCAAAGACCATTGATGAATTGCGCAGGTTAAATTTGCCGGCCGGGGTTGATATTAATATTAAAGCTTAA